The Alosa alosa isolate M-15738 ecotype Scorff River chromosome 3, AALO_Geno_1.1, whole genome shotgun sequence nucleotide sequence GTTACTTGTCAAATTGTAGAGTAGGGAGGAAGCATCTCTGTGGCTACTGAATGGAACACTTGGGATACGCTGACTATCTCGCTGCCAATAGATCTTGCCCTTTGGGTATCCACCACTTGCCTCACAAACCAGCTCTCCAGATGATGATTTATTAGTACAAGAAGCTGCATAATTTGCTGTTGAGAGACATGGTTAACAGAAATCAGAGCAGAGCAAAATGAAGGCAAAACATAGGTGAGATAGAAACAATGATGAATGTGCTGACGGAGGTACATGGGTAATTCTTCTACTATGGTACTTTTCTTGTCCTTGGAAGaaataagaaaaactaaaaaacaTGATGATTCATatgattcttcttttttttgttttagtcGCACTTACttgtattataaaaataatcaatgcataatcattattttttatatatagcctaatgaGGTAATTGCTGCATTGTAGACTAATAGAGAGTAATACAGCGAGTGAggattatttaattaattatttatttagttaatgTGGGTTTATTTGTTTTCGGGACACCTCTCACTgcccagtagcctaggctatttagatagtaggcctacatttatagGAAATAAACCAAACTAACAGTGACATATTTAATTTAAAGGAGGTTTAAGATCCAAAGTCTGCCTTAGGGACAGAGGCAAAACAGTAAAAACACTGCATAAAAAGCCTCATATTACATAAAAAGAATGATTGAGCattgattatttttatataatacaagtgtgacaaaaacaaaaaagaagaatCATATGAATCATCATGAATCAGAATATGCAGCATGCCTAAACGGGAATATCAAGGGAATATTAACTGATGTAAACACTACATTTGCAATATTGTCTTATTATGATGGGCAGAACAAAAAATACTTTAACAACTTTTATTTACTCACCCATAACTTTAAGGTTGATCGTCTGATGCGTCCGGTAAGGCTTAAAAGTACTGCATGTATACTGTCCTTCGTCTGCAACAGTAACTCCAAACAACTGTAAGGAGCAATTTCCTGTCTCGCTTCTGAAGAGGTGAGTCCTGTTTGTGAATTGAGGATCACCTGCGCTATCTTTGTCTGCGGTGTATTCATGGCAGACAAgtgtctctgtctttttctttgtcTCCCAAACAATTCTCCCCCTGTTCTCTCCACAGCTACAGGGTAAAAGGACATTCATTCCAACAAATGTCTGGACAGTGGACTGGTTGGCAAGGCATCCTTAAAACAGAGGGGTGGGAACGGTTAGTTTAATGTCACCATATAAGAGGACATAATATTAGCATAATTAGTTTGATTCATTTGGAATGCTCAGGGCCGGCGGAAGGCATGGGCATTCTGGGCAATTGCCCTGGGGGCCAAACTATCAGGGACGCCACAGCGCAGCgagctataggctacaatacTGAACACACATTGATTGTCAAATAATGGCATAGTCAGAGACGGTTTAAATGCGGGAGCAGTAAACAATTCATTTTCAGTGAGATCGGTTAAATAACAGTCATGAATGAGACGTTCAAAGCATAGTGCTGCAGAATACAGAAAAGTGCACAGGTTGAAAAACTTTTCTCCCGCGGATGGGTGCTGATCTTCAGCCTGAATCGACAGGTTGCTAGCAGTGGAacgtctggctcatcaggctagtGGAACGTAGCAGAGGGACAACAATGTAATAAGGTAGCCTAAAATCTGA carries:
- the si:dkey-192g7.3 gene encoding cell surface glycoprotein CD200 receptor 1-B yields the protein MTRCTVMWLRIVTFLTGLLIGCLANQSTVQTFVGMNVLLPCSCGENRGRIVWETKKKTETLVCHEYTADKDSAGDPQFTNRTHLFRSETGNCSLQLFGVTVADEGQYTCSTFKPYRTHQTINLKVMANYAASCTNKSSSGELVCEASGGYPKGKIYWQRDSQRIPSVPFSSHRDASSLLYNLTSNLKESRGYAECVLEIPGQTITINCSEITISPSTGEHNVTIGVPIGVIFILIAALAVCVLHVYCRKRKTMEGTGGAGSGNGNETDGTEESPLQEVEGKDPVQTEFTNERET